From a single Streptomyces sp. NBC_00377 genomic region:
- a CDS encoding PP2C family protein-serine/threonine phosphatase, which produces MDGSGEGGRMMLAELLAASHLMPIELLPSKATECARVAGFHEVLIYMADLQRTSLCLLTGEEAADREHAAQLPIEGTVAGRAYQHGDILPAAPADAGVFQWWVPLLDGTERIGMLRISADRDDAHVRTDMEALAALIALIIVSKRGTSDALARLVRTQSLSLPAEMQWNLLPPRTYADGRVAISASLEPAYDISGDVFEYAVDGPLVHLSIFDAMGHDTAAGLSGALALGACRNARRQGADLVTKAEVVEAALIEQYGRKRYVTGILATLDTRTGVLQWVNRGHHTPIIIRDNRWSTNLVCPPGHPMGTDLGLPSTLCTEQLQPGDRIVLYTDGITEARRPGGPEFGLNRFTDFLIRHHADGLPVPETLRRLIHAVLDYHDGRLQDDATVLLCEWIGPYLEPVREAADLAGLSSNGPRDDSEHHRSTTP; this is translated from the coding sequence ATGGACGGTAGTGGTGAGGGAGGACGGATGATGCTCGCCGAGCTGCTGGCCGCGAGTCACCTGATGCCGATCGAGTTGCTGCCTTCCAAAGCCACCGAGTGCGCGCGCGTCGCCGGCTTCCACGAGGTGCTGATCTACATGGCGGATCTCCAGCGCACGTCGCTGTGTCTGCTGACGGGCGAGGAGGCGGCGGACCGGGAGCACGCGGCGCAGTTGCCGATCGAGGGAACGGTCGCCGGGCGGGCCTACCAACACGGGGACATCCTGCCCGCCGCACCGGCCGATGCCGGCGTCTTCCAGTGGTGGGTGCCTCTGCTGGACGGCACCGAACGCATCGGCATGCTGCGCATCAGCGCCGACCGCGACGACGCTCACGTCCGCACCGACATGGAGGCGCTGGCCGCGCTCATCGCGTTGATCATCGTCAGCAAGCGAGGAACCAGCGATGCGCTGGCCAGGCTGGTACGCACACAGTCGCTGAGCCTGCCGGCCGAGATGCAGTGGAATCTGCTGCCGCCGCGGACGTACGCGGACGGCCGGGTGGCGATCTCCGCCTCGCTGGAGCCGGCCTACGACATCAGCGGCGACGTCTTCGAGTACGCCGTCGACGGACCCCTGGTCCATCTGTCGATCTTCGACGCGATGGGGCACGACACCGCCGCCGGCCTGTCCGGCGCCCTTGCGCTGGGCGCGTGCCGCAACGCCCGGCGTCAGGGCGCCGACCTCGTCACCAAGGCCGAAGTCGTGGAAGCCGCCCTGATCGAGCAGTACGGCCGCAAACGCTATGTCACCGGCATCCTGGCCACGCTGGACACCCGCACCGGCGTCCTTCAGTGGGTCAACCGCGGTCACCACACGCCGATCATCATCCGCGACAACCGCTGGAGCACGAACCTCGTCTGCCCACCGGGCCACCCCATGGGCACCGACCTCGGGCTCCCCAGCACCTTGTGCACCGAGCAGCTTCAGCCCGGCGACCGCATCGTCCTGTACACCGACGGCATCACCGAGGCCCGCCGCCCGGGCGGCCCCGAGTTCGGACTGAACCGCTTCACCGACTTCCTCATCCGCCACCACGCCGACGGCCTGCCCGTCCCCGAAACCCTGCGCCGCCTCATCCACGCCGTCCTCGACTACCACGACGGCCGGCTCCAGGACGACGCCACCGTCTTGCTGTGCGAATGGATCGGTCCGTATCTGGAACCGGTCCGCGAGGCCGCCGACCTGGCCGGTCTGTCCTCGAACGGGCCGAGGGACGACAGCGAGCACCACAGGAGCACCACGCCGTGA
- a CDS encoding STAS domain-containing protein, whose product MSTYSDLRIDVREEPGRVTVADVSGPLDLHTAPFLHQQLTRTLERNPALILNLAGVSFCDSSGLNTLIRLHRRAQDAGGRLMLAAPPAHLSRMLVRTGLDTVLHRYASVGEAQAQRPAR is encoded by the coding sequence GTGAGCACTTACTCCGACCTGCGGATCGACGTGAGGGAAGAACCCGGTCGCGTCACCGTCGCCGATGTGAGCGGGCCTCTGGACCTGCACACGGCCCCCTTCCTCCATCAGCAGCTCACGCGCACCCTGGAGAGGAATCCGGCCTTGATCCTGAACCTGGCCGGGGTCAGTTTCTGCGACTCCTCCGGCCTCAACACGCTCATCCGGCTGCATCGCCGCGCCCAGGACGCCGGTGGTCGTCTCATGCTCGCCGCGCCGCCCGCGCACCTGAGCCGGATGCTCGTCCGGACCGGCCTCGACACCGTGCTGCACAGGTACGCGAGCGTTGGCGAAGCCCAGGCCCAGCGCCCCGCACGCTGA
- a CDS encoding DUF5709 domain-containing protein, which translates to MGDDVYQPDGSEVQDDAGLLDASDTLDYRAGEEALDEGYSPPERPWGVEHTGVTASERWRGESLDERLSEEVPDIGVPEGDGIGDTWDTDGELIDHEVGDERAGRLLAPDEGSHANTETDLVASDVGLDGAGASAEEAAMHVIPDADTY; encoded by the coding sequence ATGGGTGACGATGTCTACCAGCCGGACGGTTCCGAGGTGCAGGACGACGCCGGGCTGCTGGACGCGTCGGACACCCTGGACTACCGGGCGGGCGAAGAGGCCCTGGACGAGGGCTACTCGCCCCCGGAGAGGCCCTGGGGCGTGGAGCACACCGGCGTCACGGCGTCGGAGCGCTGGCGGGGCGAGAGCCTGGACGAGCGTCTTTCCGAGGAGGTGCCGGACATCGGTGTCCCGGAGGGCGACGGCATCGGGGACACCTGGGACACCGACGGTGAGCTCATCGACCACGAGGTCGGGGACGAGCGCGCCGGACGGCTGCTCGCGCCCGACGAGGGCAGCCATGCCAACACCGAGACCGACCTCGTCGCTTCCGACGTGGGTCTGGACGGTGCCGGGGCGTCGGCCGAGGAGGCCGCGATGCACGTGATCCCCGACGCCGACACGTACTGA
- a CDS encoding cytochrome d ubiquinol oxidase subunit II, whose protein sequence is MLADTALAVMWVGLTCYALFGGADFGAGVWDLLAGGARQGREQRRLIEHSIGPIWEANHVWLIFVIVLLWAGFSPVFASVMSTLYLPLTLAALGIIARGSAFAFRKASTELWQQRLFGIFFAVSSLVTPFFLGAVAGAVASGRVPAGLAQGDVITSWLNPTSVLGGVLAVLACAHLAAVYLCADAAREDAPGLARAFARRAVVSGLAGGAVALAGTAVLHADAPELFHGLTHRALPLVVLSAVSGVVGLGLLLTRRHVAARAAAALAVAAILWSWGAAQYPAMLVGSLTVDEAASQPAVLSACLIVLACGAVLLVPALWLLYRTFQRAEPAAPTPASTHRTSN, encoded by the coding sequence GTGCTCGCCGACACCGCCCTCGCCGTCATGTGGGTCGGACTGACGTGTTACGCCCTGTTCGGCGGCGCCGACTTCGGCGCCGGCGTGTGGGACCTGCTCGCCGGAGGCGCCCGGCAGGGCCGCGAGCAGCGGCGGCTCATCGAGCACAGCATCGGGCCGATCTGGGAGGCGAACCACGTCTGGCTCATCTTCGTGATCGTCCTGCTGTGGGCCGGGTTCTCGCCGGTCTTCGCGTCCGTGATGTCCACCCTCTACCTGCCGCTGACCCTGGCGGCGCTGGGCATCATCGCCCGCGGGTCCGCGTTCGCCTTCCGCAAGGCCAGTACCGAGCTGTGGCAGCAGCGGCTGTTCGGCATCTTCTTCGCCGTGTCCTCGCTGGTCACCCCGTTCTTCCTGGGAGCCGTGGCCGGCGCGGTGGCCTCCGGCCGGGTGCCGGCCGGGCTGGCACAGGGAGACGTGATCACCAGCTGGCTCAACCCCACGTCCGTGCTCGGCGGCGTGCTGGCGGTCCTCGCCTGTGCCCATCTGGCGGCCGTCTACCTGTGCGCGGACGCCGCCCGCGAGGACGCTCCCGGGCTGGCGCGGGCGTTCGCCCGGCGGGCCGTGGTCAGCGGGCTGGCCGGCGGCGCGGTCGCCCTCGCCGGTACGGCGGTGCTGCACGCCGACGCCCCCGAACTGTTCCACGGGCTCACCCACCGGGCGCTCCCCCTGGTGGTGCTCAGCGCGGTCAGCGGCGTCGTCGGACTGGGCCTCCTGCTGACCCGGCGTCACGTCGCCGCCCGTGCGGCGGCCGCACTGGCCGTGGCCGCGATCCTGTGGTCCTGGGGCGCGGCCCAGTACCCGGCGATGCTGGTCGGCAGCCTCACGGTCGACGAGGCGGCCTCGCAGCCCGCCGTGCTTTCCGCCTGCCTGATCGTCCTGGCCTGCGGAGCCGTCCTGCTCGTCCCGGCGCTGTGGCTGCTGTACCGCACCTTCCAGCGAGCGGAACCGGCCGCCCCGACCCCGGCCTCGACCCACCGGACGTCGAACTGA
- a CDS encoding cytochrome ubiquinol oxidase subunit I has product MYDAAVTAGSWPVLVLAGAATEGDLSAARAQMGFSLAWHIIVACLGVGLPALTLLAEWLGIRRDSPALKLLARRWARAMGVLFAVGAVSGTILSFEMGLLWPGLMGRFGQVIGLPFALEGIAFFIEAIFLGIYLYAWDRLSPRMHLLTGLPIVVAGTASAFFVVCANAWMNQPRGFTLRDGKIVHVDPWAAMFNPASPPQTLHMILAAFMVSSFLTASVYAVALLRGRRDAYHKAGFAIPFTVGALAAPFQLVVGDWAARFLSEYQPAKLAAIEGVYRTGSHVPLTLGGVAGDEGLKYGLEIPDGLSLLVGYRRDTVVQGLDKVPRDQWPAVTGVHWAFDLMVGVGFFLLGLGLWLLLAWWRTRHTGGELLDRRGSRLLLALVALAGPASAVALESGWTVTELGRQPWIVWGVMSVRDAVNPAPGLMVGLWLLLVVYAAMTVATVYVLRRLARGTAVPVAPQEADVKSYPVV; this is encoded by the coding sequence GTGTACGACGCAGCGGTGACCGCCGGCTCCTGGCCCGTCCTGGTTCTCGCGGGGGCCGCCACGGAAGGGGACCTGTCCGCCGCGCGGGCACAGATGGGCTTCTCCCTGGCCTGGCACATCATCGTCGCCTGCCTCGGGGTCGGACTGCCCGCGCTCACCCTCCTGGCGGAGTGGCTGGGAATCCGCAGGGACAGTCCGGCCCTGAAACTGCTGGCGCGGCGCTGGGCCAGGGCCATGGGCGTGCTGTTCGCCGTGGGCGCCGTGTCGGGCACCATCCTCAGCTTCGAGATGGGGCTGCTGTGGCCCGGCCTCATGGGACGGTTCGGCCAGGTCATCGGGCTGCCCTTCGCGCTGGAGGGCATCGCCTTCTTCATCGAGGCGATCTTCCTCGGCATCTACCTGTACGCCTGGGACCGGCTGTCGCCGCGCATGCACCTGCTCACCGGCCTCCCCATCGTGGTCGCGGGCACCGCCTCGGCGTTCTTCGTCGTCTGCGCGAACGCCTGGATGAACCAGCCGCGCGGCTTCACCCTGCGCGACGGGAAGATCGTCCACGTCGACCCGTGGGCGGCGATGTTCAACCCGGCGAGCCCGCCCCAGACGCTGCACATGATCCTGGCCGCGTTCATGGTGTCCTCCTTCCTGACGGCCTCCGTCTACGCGGTCGCCCTGCTGCGGGGCCGCCGCGACGCCTACCACAAGGCGGGCTTCGCCATCCCGTTCACCGTGGGCGCGCTGGCCGCCCCGTTCCAGCTCGTGGTGGGCGACTGGGCCGCCCGCTTCCTGTCCGAGTACCAGCCGGCCAAGCTGGCGGCCATCGAGGGCGTGTACCGCACCGGCTCCCACGTCCCCCTCACCCTCGGCGGCGTCGCCGGGGACGAGGGGCTGAAGTACGGGCTGGAGATCCCCGACGGACTCTCCCTGCTGGTCGGCTACCGCAGGGACACGGTCGTTCAGGGGCTGGACAAGGTGCCCCGGGACCAGTGGCCGGCGGTCACCGGGGTGCACTGGGCCTTCGACCTCATGGTCGGCGTCGGCTTCTTCCTGCTGGGGCTCGGTCTGTGGCTGCTGCTGGCCTGGTGGCGCACCCGGCACACGGGCGGGGAACTGCTCGACCGCCGGGGGAGCCGGCTGCTGCTCGCGCTGGTCGCGCTCGCCGGTCCGGCGTCCGCCGTGGCCCTGGAGAGCGGCTGGACGGTCACCGAGCTCGGCCGGCAGCCCTGGATCGTGTGGGGGGTGATGAGCGTGCGGGACGCCGTCAATCCGGCGCCGGGACTGATGGTGGGTCTGTGGCTGTTGCTGGTGGTGTACGCCGCCATGACCGTGGCGACGGTCTACGTGCTGCGCCGCCTGGCCCGGGGCACGGCCGTACCGGTCGCCCCGCAGGAGGCGGACGTGAAGAGTTATCCCGTCGTCTGA
- a CDS encoding ABC transporter ATP-binding protein, which yields MESTAWTQLYSVMHAQQERRPFDPVTLRRIGAFARPHRRRITQFVLLGVLTALLAVATPVLAGRVVDAIVSHGDSGMVVRLSLLIAGIAVLEAAFGILGRRLSATLGEGLILDLRTAVFDHVQRMPVAFFTRTRTGALVSRLNNDVIGAQRAFSNTLSGVVSNLVTLVLTLAVMLTLSWQVTLLALALLPVFVLPARRMGRRMAGMQREAAALNAAMGTRMTERFSAPGATLVKLFGRPEEESAEFAARAAHVRDIGVRTATAQSVFITALTLVSALALALVYGLGGRLALEGTLEPGAVVALALLLTRLYAPLTSLAGARVEVMSALVSFERVFEVLDLKPLIEEKPDAREVPPGPVSVEFDDVRFGYPSADKVSLASLEEVASLDTRGGAEVLHGVSFRAEPGQTVALVGSSGAGKSTVAQLLPRLYDVDAGAVRIGGVDVRDVSASSLRATLGMVTQDGHLFHDSVRANLLLARPGATEDELWDALRRSRLDDLVRSLPDGLDTVVGERGYRLSGGERQRMTIARLLLARQRVVILDEATAHLDNTSEAAVQEALAEALADRTAVVIAHRLSTVRAADLILVVESGRIVERGTHDELLATGGRYAELHRTQFDQPGMTEASAL from the coding sequence ATGGAGAGCACCGCCTGGACGCAGCTTTACAGCGTCATGCACGCCCAGCAGGAACGCCGCCCCTTCGACCCCGTGACACTGCGCCGCATCGGCGCGTTCGCACGACCGCACCGCCGCCGTATCACGCAATTCGTCCTGTTGGGGGTGCTGACCGCGCTGCTGGCCGTCGCCACCCCGGTCCTCGCGGGGAGGGTCGTCGACGCGATCGTGTCGCACGGCGACTCGGGCATGGTCGTCCGGCTGTCCCTGCTCATCGCGGGCATCGCGGTGCTGGAGGCGGCGTTCGGCATCCTGGGCAGGAGGCTCTCGGCGACGCTGGGGGAGGGACTCATCCTCGATCTGCGCACGGCTGTGTTCGATCATGTGCAGCGGATGCCGGTCGCGTTCTTCACACGTACCCGTACGGGTGCGCTCGTCTCCCGACTCAACAACGACGTGATCGGCGCCCAGCGCGCCTTCAGCAACACCCTCTCCGGAGTGGTGTCCAACCTGGTCACCCTGGTCCTCACGCTCGCCGTGATGCTCACCCTGTCCTGGCAGGTCACGCTGCTCGCGCTGGCCCTGCTGCCGGTGTTCGTGCTCCCGGCCCGGCGCATGGGCAGACGGATGGCCGGCATGCAGCGTGAGGCGGCGGCGCTCAACGCGGCCATGGGCACCCGGATGACCGAGCGCTTCTCCGCACCCGGCGCCACGCTGGTCAAGCTGTTCGGCCGGCCCGAGGAGGAGTCGGCGGAGTTCGCGGCCCGGGCCGCCCACGTCCGGGACATCGGCGTCCGTACGGCCACCGCACAGTCCGTCTTCATCACCGCCCTGACCCTCGTCTCCGCCCTGGCCCTCGCCCTCGTCTACGGCCTCGGCGGCCGTCTCGCCCTCGAAGGCACCCTCGAACCGGGCGCCGTCGTCGCCCTCGCCCTGCTCCTGACCCGTCTGTACGCCCCGCTCACCTCCCTCGCCGGAGCCCGCGTCGAGGTGATGAGCGCCCTGGTCAGCTTCGAGCGGGTCTTCGAGGTGCTCGACCTGAAGCCGCTCATCGAGGAGAAACCGGACGCCCGCGAGGTGCCCCCGGGCCCGGTCTCCGTCGAGTTCGACGACGTCCGCTTCGGCTACCCGTCCGCCGACAAGGTCTCCCTGGCCTCCCTGGAGGAGGTCGCCTCCCTCGACACCCGCGGCGGCGCCGAGGTCCTGCACGGTGTCTCCTTCCGCGCCGAACCCGGGCAGACCGTCGCCCTCGTCGGCTCCTCCGGCGCCGGCAAGTCGACCGTCGCCCAACTCCTGCCGCGTCTGTACGACGTCGACGCGGGCGCCGTCCGCATCGGCGGGGTCGACGTCCGGGACGTGAGCGCGAGCTCCCTGCGGGCCACCCTCGGCATGGTCACCCAGGACGGCCACCTCTTCCACGACAGCGTCCGCGCGAACCTGCTGCTCGCCAGGCCCGGGGCCACCGAGGACGAACTCTGGGACGCCCTGCGCCGCTCGCGCCTGGACGACCTCGTCCGCTCCCTCCCCGACGGCCTCGACACGGTCGTCGGGGAACGCGGCTACCGTCTCTCCGGCGGTGAACGCCAGCGCATGACCATCGCCCGGCTGCTGCTGGCCCGCCAGCGCGTCGTCATCCTGGACGAGGCCACCGCCCACCTGGACAACACCTCCGAGGCGGCCGTCCAGGAAGCCCTCGCCGAGGCCCTCGCGGACCGTACCGCGGTCGTCATCGCCCACCGCCTGTCGACCGTGCGCGCCGCCGACCTGATCCTGGTCGTCGAGTCCGGCCGGATCGTGGAACGCGGCACGCACGACGAACTCCTCGCGACCGGCGGACGGTACGCGGAACTGCACCGGACGCAGTTCGACCAGCCGGGGATGACGGAGGCGAGCGCACTGTGA
- a CDS encoding lysylphosphatidylglycerol synthase transmembrane domain-containing protein, translating to MTVRNVPSPLPQPAVGVLRRASSSVTVVPVPVPVPVPVAVPVPVPAAVAVPVSVPVAPGRPARRVPVRQLLCLLPLLLVTVVAVRHRSVLAEGFAQLRSAQWPWLLAAVGATCLTWVAAAVTRQGAVVERLPAGRLLAAQFAAGAANHLLPTGLGASAVNLRFMAVCGVPLARSSAALALYLLAEGVARVGLLSVLLLVFPDALRLGSLLPDGALGPLLGGLGAAVLVVAGALALVRRLRSAVCSFLRTALGEARSVHSSPARALALWGGSLAFPLLQATGLAAVGLALGLPVPVAHMVVAYLAATAAVALVPTPGGIGSVEAALIVALVAAGGPVAIATAVVLGYRIITVWLPLVPGALTLGALVRMKVI from the coding sequence ATGACCGTACGTAATGTTCCGTCCCCGCTTCCGCAACCCGCAGTTGGCGTCCTGCGGAGAGCCTCTTCGAGTGTGACAGTGGTTCCTGTTCCCGTTCCCGTGCCGGTTCCCGTTGCCGTGCCCGTGCCGGTCCCCGCGGCCGTGGCTGTGCCTGTATCGGTGCCCGTTGCTCCGGGCAGGCCGGCCCGACGCGTGCCGGTGCGGCAGCTGCTCTGTCTGCTTCCGCTGCTGCTGGTCACCGTGGTCGCGGTGCGCCACCGGTCCGTGCTCGCCGAGGGCTTCGCGCAGTTGCGGAGCGCGCAGTGGCCGTGGCTGCTGGCCGCGGTCGGGGCCACCTGCCTGACCTGGGTCGCCGCGGCCGTCACCCGGCAGGGCGCGGTGGTGGAGCGCTTGCCCGCGGGGCGGCTGCTGGCCGCGCAGTTCGCGGCGGGCGCGGCGAACCACCTGCTGCCGACGGGACTCGGCGCGAGCGCGGTCAACCTGCGTTTCATGGCCGTGTGCGGGGTGCCGCTGGCCCGCTCCTCCGCGGCCCTCGCGCTGTACCTGCTGGCGGAGGGCGTGGCCCGGGTGGGTCTGCTGAGCGTGCTGCTGCTCGTCTTCCCCGACGCGCTGCGGCTCGGCTCCCTGCTGCCCGACGGGGCGCTCGGCCCGCTGCTGGGCGGCCTCGGGGCGGCCGTCCTCGTGGTGGCGGGCGCGCTCGCCCTCGTACGGAGGCTGCGGTCGGCGGTGTGCTCCTTCCTGCGCACCGCGCTCGGCGAGGCGCGCTCGGTGCACTCCTCGCCGGCCCGGGCGCTGGCCCTGTGGGGCGGCTCGCTGGCGTTCCCGCTGCTCCAGGCGACCGGTCTGGCCGCGGTGGGACTGGCGTTGGGGCTGCCGGTGCCGGTGGCGCACATGGTGGTCGCCTACCTGGCGGCCACGGCGGCCGTCGCGCTGGTCCCGACGCCGGGCGGGATCGGCTCGGTGGAGGCGGCGCTGATCGTGGCGCTGGTGGCGGCGGGCGGCCCGGTCGCGATCGCGACGGCCGTGGTGCTCGGTTACCGGATCATCACGGTGTGGCTGCCGCTGGTGCCGGGGGCGCTGACGCTGGGGGCACTGGTACGGATGAAGGTCATCTGA
- a CDS encoding mechanosensitive ion channel family protein, giving the protein MNRALTLDDGVIAGIALATGLLAAFLSRTLLRWLAKHAKRTKWSGDDVVVDALRTVVPWTMIAGGAAAAAAVLPLTKTVQHTVNQCLTVLLIFVVTVSAARVVAGLVQSVTSSRSGVAGSATIFVNITRILVLAIGFLVVLQTLGISIAPLLTALGVGGLAVALALQDTLANLFAGIHILASKTVQPGDYIKLSSGEEGYVEDINWRQTTVRALSNNLVVIPNGQLAKTNMTNYMRPEQQLTILVQVGVAYDSDLEHVERVTSEVIAEVMKGVEGALPDHEPAIRFHTFGDSRIGFTVILGVGEFSDQYRIKHEFIKRLHRRYREEGIRIPAPARTVALQSGTVVIPQQRTGDGVVQGELSALHD; this is encoded by the coding sequence GTGAACCGCGCCCTGACCTTGGACGACGGAGTCATCGCCGGGATCGCCCTGGCCACCGGCCTGTTGGCCGCCTTCCTGTCGCGCACGCTGCTGCGCTGGCTGGCGAAGCACGCCAAGCGCACTAAGTGGAGCGGCGACGACGTCGTCGTGGACGCGCTGCGCACGGTGGTGCCGTGGACGATGATCGCCGGTGGTGCGGCGGCCGCCGCCGCGGTGCTGCCGCTGACCAAGACCGTGCAGCACACCGTCAACCAGTGCCTGACGGTCCTGCTGATCTTCGTGGTGACCGTGTCGGCGGCGCGGGTCGTCGCCGGGCTCGTGCAGTCGGTGACGTCGTCCCGTTCCGGTGTCGCCGGGTCGGCCACGATCTTCGTCAACATCACCCGGATCCTGGTCCTCGCCATCGGCTTCCTGGTGGTCCTACAGACGCTGGGCATCTCCATAGCGCCGCTGCTGACGGCCCTGGGCGTCGGCGGTCTGGCCGTGGCGCTGGCCCTCCAGGACACCCTCGCGAACCTCTTCGCGGGCATCCACATCCTCGCCTCCAAGACCGTTCAGCCCGGTGACTACATCAAGCTGAGCAGCGGCGAGGAGGGCTACGTCGAGGACATCAACTGGCGCCAGACGACCGTGCGCGCGCTCTCCAACAACCTCGTCGTCATCCCCAACGGTCAGCTCGCCAAGACCAACATGACCAACTACATGCGTCCCGAGCAGCAGTTGACCATCCTGGTGCAGGTGGGCGTGGCCTACGACAGCGATCTGGAGCATGTGGAGCGGGTGACCTCGGAGGTCATCGCCGAGGTCATGAAGGGCGTCGAGGGCGCCCTCCCGGACCATGAACCCGCCATCCGCTTCCACACGTTCGGCGACTCGCGGATCGGTTTCACGGTGATCCTGGGCGTCGGCGAGTTCAGCGACCAGTACCGGATCAAGCACGAGTTCATCAAGCGCCTGCACCGGCGCTACCGCGAGGAGGGCATCCGGATCCCGGCGCCCGCCCGCACCGTGGCCCTGCAATCGGGCACGGTCGTCATCCCGCAGCAGCGGACCGGCGACGGGGTCGTGCAGGGCGAGTTGTCCGCCCTGCACGACTGA
- a CDS encoding M1 family metallopeptidase → MTAPAAALIGTAAVLAGGTTAYATPKTDDAPAPETLGDPVFPNLGNDGYRVAAYHLDLSYDPATTLVDATATLELRTTQALTRLSLDALGLDVRTVRVDGRDAGFEQEDEKLRITPARALPAGARVTVCVTYTADPRRTLAHTAWVPTADGFAICPQPDSAHTVFPCNDHPSDKADFTFRITVPSTLRAVASGSLVCTEDLAGDRTAYTYRSRSPIATELVQITVGDYVVKERQGPHGLPLRDVVPVARAEALEPALALTPGLVEWLEGRLGAYPFETYGLLPCNSDAPNAFDFTGLETQTLTLYKPNYLLQAEPKIGSHMMHELVHSYFGNSVSPATWADLWLNEGHADFYGLLYRYERGWADSLGLTSFEARMKDTYARGDQWRRTSGPVAAPNAANLFDSQRYLGGVLVLYALRQLVGEDAFHEVERTFLARHRNSSASTEDYIAVASQTSGQDVSGFLRDWLYGTTTPRMPGHPDWTVTPVTPSLTAPRRQTAARWHENSATL, encoded by the coding sequence GTGACGGCCCCGGCAGCCGCGCTGATCGGCACGGCAGCAGTCCTCGCCGGGGGAACCACGGCGTACGCGACCCCGAAGACCGACGACGCCCCGGCCCCCGAGACCCTCGGCGACCCCGTCTTCCCGAACCTCGGCAACGACGGCTACCGCGTCGCGGCCTACCACCTCGACCTCTCCTACGACCCCGCCACCACGCTCGTCGACGCCACAGCGACCCTGGAGCTGCGCACCACCCAGGCCCTCACCCGTCTCTCGCTCGACGCCCTGGGTCTGGACGTCCGCACGGTGCGGGTCGACGGCCGCGACGCCGGCTTCGAGCAGGAGGACGAGAAGCTGCGGATCACACCGGCCCGGGCCCTGCCCGCCGGCGCCCGGGTCACCGTCTGCGTGACCTACACGGCGGACCCGCGCCGTACGCTCGCCCACACCGCGTGGGTCCCCACGGCCGACGGGTTCGCGATCTGCCCCCAGCCGGACTCCGCGCACACCGTCTTCCCCTGCAACGACCACCCGTCGGACAAGGCGGACTTCACCTTCCGCATCACCGTCCCCAGCACCCTGCGGGCCGTCGCGAGCGGCTCGCTGGTGTGCACCGAGGACCTGGCCGGCGACCGCACCGCGTACACCTACCGCTCCCGCTCGCCGATCGCCACCGAGCTGGTGCAGATCACGGTCGGCGACTACGTCGTCAAGGAGCGCCAGGGCCCGCACGGGCTGCCGCTGCGCGATGTCGTCCCGGTGGCGCGGGCCGAGGCGCTGGAGCCCGCCCTCGCGCTCACCCCGGGCCTGGTCGAGTGGCTCGAGGGACGGCTGGGCGCCTACCCCTTCGAGACGTACGGACTGCTGCCCTGCAACTCCGACGCCCCGAACGCCTTCGACTTCACGGGCCTGGAGACCCAGACCCTCACGCTCTACAAGCCGAACTACCTGCTCCAGGCGGAGCCGAAGATCGGCTCGCACATGATGCACGAGCTGGTCCACTCGTACTTCGGCAACAGCGTCAGCCCCGCCACCTGGGCCGATCTCTGGCTCAACGAGGGCCACGCCGACTTCTACGGGCTGCTCTACCGCTACGAGCGGGGCTGGGCCGACTCCCTCGGCCTGACCTCCTTCGAGGCCCGCATGAAGGACACCTACGCGCGCGGCGACCAGTGGCGCAGGACGTCCGGCCCGGTCGCCGCGCCCAACGCGGCCAACCTCTTCGACAGCCAGCGCTACCTGGGCGGCGTCCTCGTCCTGTACGCGCTGCGGCAACTCGTCGGCGAGGACGCCTTCCACGAGGTCGAGCGGACCTTCCTGGCCCGCCACCGCAACTCCTCCGCGTCCACGGAGGACTACATCGCCGTCGCGTCGCAGACCAGCGGGCAGGACGTGTCCGGCTTCCTGCGGGACTGGCTGTACGGCACGACGACACCGAGGATGCCCGGCCATCCGGACTGGACGGTCACCCCGGTGACGCCGTCCCTCACCGCCCCGCGCCGGCAGACCGCCGCGCGTTGGCACGAGAACTCGGCCACGCTCTGA